The sequence below is a genomic window from Fuerstiella sp..
GACCGCGGTCGTGTAATCTTCAGGAATGAACAAAAATCTACCTGCATTCGCTGTCATCGTCTCGGTTCTGAAGGCGGACGCATCGGCCCGGATTTGACGGGTATTGGCAGCCGATTTTCAAGAGTCCATCTGATTGAATCAATTCTGGAACCCAGTCGTACTGTCGCCCCCAGTTACGCCACAGTGGTGGTGACGTTAACCAGTGGCCAGGTGATGACCGGTATTTCGGTCTCGAAAACTGATAAGACGCTTGTACTTGGCGACAATCAGGGGAAACTTCATGAAATCGCCACTAACGATATTGATGAAACCGTTACGCAAACGGTGAGTACGATGCCGGAGGGACTGGAAAAGAAACTGACGCGGCGGGAATTTGTAGATTTGCTGGCATTTCTGGAATCAGAAAAATCTGCCCGCAACCACTAAAAGGGTGTCCGGAAACGGACCCATGATTCAGGGAGTTGCAAGTGATTCGGTTTTCGGTTCGTCTGTTGGTCCCTGCTTTGTTGGTCCTGAACGGGGTGTTCGTGATGGCTGGGGAAGCACGTTCATCAGAGATCGTGGTCCGTGAGGACATCGTTTACGGACGGGTACATGGAGCAGGATTGCTGGCAGATGTCGCCTATCCTGTCGTTGACGAACCGCTTCCGGCCATTATCTCTGTGCACGGTGGTCGCTGGTATGGCGGTCACAAGAAAGATGCATCAACGATCGTTGTCAGGCAGTGGGCTGAGTTTGGTTTCTTTGCAATGTCGATTGACTATCGACTGGTGAGAGCGAGTCCGGCTCCGGCGTGCTATCAGGATCTGCAGTGTGCGATTCGCTATGTTCACGCCCATGCCGATGAACTCAATGTCGATCGAGAACGCATTTTTCTGATCGGGCAGTCTGCAGGAGGACACATGGTATCGCTGGCAGCGACACTGGGTGATGGTCCTTTTGAGCGTACCGGTGGCTGGGAAGAGGCCCGCAACGATGTTCGTGCTGTGATCAGTGTTGCCGCCAACTACGAACTCACGACACTCAGTTGGGGCGATATCTGGAATCCATCAGAGGGCGATGCTGTTGAGGCCAGAAGACTTGCCTCGCCGGTTAACCATGTGACCAGCGACATGAAACCACTGTGCATTCTGCATTCCGAC
It includes:
- a CDS encoding alpha/beta hydrolase, which gives rise to MIRFSVRLLVPALLVLNGVFVMAGEARSSEIVVREDIVYGRVHGAGLLADVAYPVVDEPLPAIISVHGGRWYGGHKKDASTIVVRQWAEFGFFAMSIDYRLVRASPAPACYQDLQCAIRYVHAHADELNVDRERIFLIGQSAGGHMVSLAATLGDGPFERTGGWEEARNDVRAVISVAANYELTTLSWGDIWNPSEGDAVEARRLASPVNHVTSDMKPLCILHSDNDRSVPIDNALLMVDALRKTGVTHTFHRYPDKGHMGITPEVIARAREFISQQSQLN